GTTATTGGGATTTGGAGCCTGGAATTTAAAGAACGTTCAAGACCTGTTCTTTTATTTTCTCCAGCTCATCCTTCATCTGTACTACCAGCTTCTGCATTTTGGCGTGGTTGGATTTGGAGCCCATGGTGTTTATCTCACGTCCCATTTCCTGGGTGATGAATCCCAGCTTACGGCCGTTGGCCTCGGTGCCGGCAATGGTTTCTATAAAATAGTTCAAGTGGTTCTCGAGCCTTACTTTCTCTTCGGTGATGTCCATTTTTTCGAGATAGTAAATAAGCTCCTGCTCAAAACGGTTCTCATCTACATTTACTTTCAGTTCCTCAATAGAGGCGTGAAGCCTGGTCTTTACAGTTTGAAGCCTCTCGCCGTCAAGCGCTACGGTTTCGTTCATTAAAGAAAGGATATTGGATATCCTTATCAGGAATTCCTTTTCCAGCGATACGCCTTCGGTCACCCTGAAGTCATGGATGTTGTCAAGCGCCTGTGTGATAACGCCCTGTATATTGCCCCACTCATTCTCATCGATTTCCTCGCGCTCCGTTTTCAGGGCATCGGGCATGCGAACCGCCATTTTCATCAGCTCCGTTTCATCGGCATTGGGAATCACCTCTTTCATTTGCTGGATGTATGATCTTACGATGGGCGCATTTATTTTAGCAGAAGTCTCTTCCCCTGTAACTTCAACAAAAAGTGAGAAGTCTATTTTGCCGCGTTCCAGCTTTTGTGCGATCTGGTTACGAAGGCCCAATTCCATCTCACGGAATACGGATGGCATGCGCACGTTCAGGTCGAGCCCTTTGCTGTTCAGCGATTTTACCTCTACCGTTATTTTTTTGTTGGCCAGCTGCAGGGAAGCCTTACCAAAGCCTGTCATCGATTGTATCATGCAAAAAATTTAAAGCCGTAAAGTTAATAAAAATAATGGAGAGCGAGTCATTGCCAGATTTTTAACATCAGGCAGATTTGCTTTTCCCCGTCATCGTAACCAGATAAACACCCGTAAATATAAAGAGTGCCGAAAGTATTTTAACAAGGCTCAGTTCGTCCTTGCCAAGGGAGATGGAGAACACTGTCGCAAAAAACGGCTGGAGGTAAATGAACACGGCAACGGTAGTAGGCTTTAGCTGTTTCATAGAAAGCAGGTTGAGCAGGTAGGTAAGAAACGTTGAGAATACAACTACAAAAGCAATTTTGATAATGATGTGCTGCGGCATAGCGGCAAGGCCGACTTCCGAGAGCTGTTCCCACCCGAAAGGCAGTACCATGATAAACCCGAACAGGTAAATGTATTTCACGAAAGTGAAGGGATTGTATTTGTCCATCAGCTTTTTCACGAGGATCAGGTACAGGCCGTAAGACACCGCGTTGACAAATACCAGGAAATTGCCCCATAAGGCATTCCCGCTGCTATTAACGGTCTTTCCGTAAAGGATCAGTACAACAGTCCCTGCAAGCCCAAGAGCGATGCCCAATGCCTTTTTGCCAGCTATTCTTTCCTTAATGATGATGGACGAAAGTACGAGCACGATCATGGGTGTAGTAACCATCAATACCGATGCCATGATGGGGGAGGTGAGGCTGAGCCCCTGAAAGAACGTAAGCATATTGAGCGCCACGCCAAAAAGTGCAGCCGCGGCGATACGCGGAAAATCACCTATGGCAATTTTCTCTTTAGGCGTAAAGAAGGCACACAGCCAGAAGAGCAATGCCGACCCGCCAACACGCAACACAATAAACCCGAAAGGTTTTATATAAGCCGGCATCACATCTTTGGCAATGGTAAATGTCACACCGTAAATTATGGATACCAATGTCGCGGCTATAAGGGCAAGGTTACGCTTTCCCATTAGCTAAGGTGCGCGATCGCAGCTTCCACCACCTTTTTATTGTTACCTACAAATATGCTGTCGCCATCCACGATCACCGGGCGGCTCAAAAACGTGTAATGTTCCATTATGTAGTTTTTATAGTCGGCTTCGGTAAGCTGCATGTCTTTCATGCCGCGCTCTTTGTAAAGGGTTGCCTTACGGCTAAACAGGGCTTCGTAGCTCCCGGCAAGGCGGTGCATTTCTTCAAGCTCTTCACTTGTTATCGGGTCCGATTTTATTTCACGCAGTGTAAAGCCTTCTTTATGGGGAAGCGACGCCAGTATTTTCCGACAGGTATCGCAGGTCTTGAGGTAGAATATTTTTTTCATGGCGTAAAAGTAAATGTTTTTTATGGCAGACCCCAAAGGTTTTCAAAACCTTTGGGGTCTTTAATCGCTGTAAAACATAATTAAAAATCCTTTATATTTATACCTCAAACAATACAGACAAAAATGGAAAACGAATTCAGGATCACCCGCACTAGCAGGGAAATTTACGACCGCTTTTTTGATAACTATTCGCTGGAACAGCTAAATAAAATTCCACCAGGCTTCAACAATAACCTTATCTGGAACATCGGCCACATTATCGTTTCACAGCAGATCATGATCTATGGCGGAGCAGGACTTACACTAATGGTAAGCGATGAGCTTGCAGGCAAATACACCCGCGGCACAAAACCGGAGTTCGACCTCACTCAAAAGGAAGTCGATGAGATAAGGTCGCTGCTGTACTCACCTGTCGTAAGGACAGAGGAGGATTATTACAATAGGGTATTTACAACGTTTACTGAAAGGAAAACCCAGCTGGGCTTTACGTTGTCAACAGTTGAAGATGCTATTGCCTTTAATAATTACCATGAAGGTATCCATTTGGGGATGATGATGTCTATCCGCAAATTTCTTTAAAGTTATAGAGTTCCGGGTTTCGGGTTGCTCATAGTGACGCAAAACTCGGAACTCGGAACTCGAAACCCTGAACTATTGAACCTTTAAAAATTGCTCCACCTCGCTATACGGGAAAACCAGTTCTTTCGCCCCGTCGGCAAAAGATGATATTTCTACAGGGTTGTACAGCAGCAGCAATCCGTTATCGGTATAAAAGATATTTTGTGGCAGCGTAAAAACATTTTTGTCGAACATCATGCCCGTACTGTTGATAGGCTTTTCTTCCGGAATATTGAATTTTTTACGGAATGACTTTTCAGCATACGCGGTAAGCCCTTTTTCATCTTTCAGGATATCCGACCGCTTTAGGGTTTGCCCAGTTTTAGCATCGATTATGACCGACCTGTTGCCTTCGTAGCCATGTGCCCCGCCGGTATACATAAAGTTGTTTACCTTAAAGTTGATAAGGTTATCGCTCTGGTATTCTTTTGTGGTTTTAATTTTAGCTTCCCAGCTGTTTTCTGCCTCTTCAGGGAATTTTTTAGCCAGATCATCATACGATTTTATGAACGAAGCCGTCAGCTCCTCATAATTCTTCGAATTGGTAGGCTTTTCGCCAAAGTAAACTATGCTCCTTGCTACCCTGAACAGCGATTGGTTGATGCTGTCGGCTACTTCGGGATTGCCATTGGCTGCTTCCTGCACTTTAATATCCACATAAGTACATTCCTTTTTGCAGATCGTGCTTTTTTTAGAATAGGTTTTGGGTTCAAAACTCAGGGTTGCAGGCGCTTGAGGCGATTCTGTAACGGTGGTTTCTTCCTTCTCTTTTTACATCCGGCCAGTAAAAATAAGCCAAGTGCCAGGGTTAAATAGCGTTTCATATAGCAAAGTGTTATTCTTTTACAAAAGGTTGTGCTGCCTTGTTACACAGATAACCATTTTACAGTAAATTTGCCTAAATTATTTGACAAACAAACTACACATTATATGAAATTTAACACCAAAACCATACACGGCGGTCAGCACCACGACCCATCTACCGGGGCGGTAATGCCACCGGTGTACCAGACATCAACCTTTGTACAATCGAGTCCCGGAGTCCACAGCGGTTACGAATACAGCCGTGCGGCCAACCCTACGCGTACTGCCCTTGAGAACGCCTTGGCGAGCATCGAAAATGGTGCGCGTGCCCTGGCATTCTCATCCGGACTTGCAGCGACCGACTGTGTACTGCGTATGCTGAAGGCAGGAGATGAGGTTATTGCTATGGACGACCTGTATGGCGGTACCTACCGCATGTTTACAAGGGTGTACAAAGACAGCGGCATCAAATTTCATTTTGTCGATATGAACGACCTTGAAAAGTTCAGTTCGCTATTCAACGAAAATACAAAGCTGGTTTGGGCCGAAACGCCAACCAACCCGCTGATGAAGCTTGCCGATATTGAAGCGGTAGCCAAAATATGCAAGGAGAAAAAAGTGCTTTTTGCGGTAGATAATACTTTCGCGACGCCGTACCTTCAGCGTCCGTTAGACCTTGGCGCTGATATCGTGATGCATTCGGCTACCAAATACCTGGGGGGACACAGCGATGTTATTGCCGGAGCCCTGATCATGAAAGATGCCGAACTGGGCGAGCAGATGCACTTCCTGCAGTTTGCTACAGGGGCAACTCTTGGGCCGCAGGATTCGTACCTTGTACTTCGCGGTATAAAAACATTGCACTTAAGGATGCAGCGCCATTGCGAGAACGGACAGAAAGTAGCCGAATACCTGATCAAAAACCCGAAGATAAAAGCAGTGTATTACCCTGGCCTTGAGAGCCACCCGTTCCATGCGCTTGCCAAAAGGCAGATGCAGGGCGGTTTTGGAGGAATGGTTTCCTTTACATTCACATCGGGCGAAAAAGCAGAGGCCATCAAATTCCTTGAAAACCTTAAAGTATTTACCCTGGCCGAATCACTGGGCGGTGTTGAGTCTTTGGCCAACCATCCTGCCCTGATGACGCATGCGTCCATACCGGAAGACAAACGTAAGGAGATCGGTATCAGCGACGACCTGGTGCGCCTGAGTGTAGGTATTGAGGATGCGGAGGATCTGATAGCGGATATTGAGCAGGCTTTAGGATAGTGGATTTGTTGATTCGTGGACCTGCCTACCGCAGGCAGGTTTGGTTATTCGGCTGTAGCTCAAAACAAAACCACATCCACGAATCACCAGATTAACCTTTTAACAAATTACCGCATCCCCACATGACCAAATAAACAAAAAATGTATATTTGCCGAAATTTTACGCAAACGTTTTCTTAAAACCTAATATCTTTAAAACATGAGTGATAGCATACAGTCTTTTATGGACACCGTTTCGAAAAGGAACGCCAACGAGCCGGAATTTCTTCAGGCAGTGCACGAAGTTGCCGAAACGGTAATACCTTTTATAGAAAAAACCCCGAAATACCAGGGCAAGATGCTTTTGGAAAGAATGGTGGAAGCCGAAAGGGTTATCCTTTTCCGCGTTACCTGGCTGGATGACAAAGGCAATACGCAGGTGAACAGGGGCTTCAGGATCCAGATGAATTCGGCTATAGGCCCATACAAAGGCGGCCTTCGTTTCCATCCTTCGGTAAACCTGAGCATCCTTAAGTTCCTTGCCTTCGAACAGACGTTCAAAAACAGCCTTACTACCCTGCCAATGGGCGGCGGTAAAGGAGGATCTGACTTTGACCCTAAAGGAAAATCAGAAAACGAGATCATGCGTTTCTGCCAGAGCTTCATGACGGAACTTTCTAAACATATCGGCGCTGATACCGACGTTCCTGCGGGCGATATTGGTGTAGGAGGCCGTGAGGTAGGCTACATGTTCGGCCAGTACAAAAGGCTGAGAAATGAGTTTACAGGAGTGCTTACCGGCAAAGGGATAAGCTTCGGCGGTTCGCTCATACGCCCTGAGGCTACAGGCTATGGCTGTGTGTACTTTGCACAAAGCATGCTTGGCACCAAAGGCGAAAGCTTCAACGGCAAGACGGTAGTGGTTTCAGGCTCGGGTAACGTAGCCCAGTATGCTGCCGAAAAAGCAATGCAGCTTGGCGGTAAAGTAGTTACCTTCTCCGATTCAGCAGGTTATATCTATGATGAAGAAGGTATCGATGCAGAAAAGCTTGCTTACGTAATGGACCTTAAGAACGTACAGTACGCAAGGATCAGCGAGTATATCAAAAAATACCCGAATGCCAAATATGTGGCAGGCGGCAAGCCATGGGAAGTGAAGTGTGATATCGCCCTTCCTTGTGCTACCCAGAACGAGCTTAACGGCGATGAGGCAAAACAGCTTCTAGCCAACGGCTGCATCTGCGTTGCCGAAGGGGCTAACATGCCAAGCACGCCGGAAGCAGTTATCGCGTTCCAGGATGCAAAAATATTGTTTGCTCCGGGCAAAGCGTCTAACGCAGGCGGTGTTGCCACATCAGGCCTTGAAATGTCTCAAAACTCACTTCGCCTAAGCTGGAGCAGGGAAGAAGTTGACGAAAGGCTGAAAGGCATCATGCACAACATCCATAGCGCATGCCTTACTTACGGCACGCAGGATGACGGCTATGTAGACTATGTAAAAGGAGCTAACATTGCAGGTTTCGTAAAAGTTGCCGATGCAATGCTTGCCCAGGGAGTAGTATAAATTTCCTTTAAAGAATATTGAGCCTCTGCAAATGCAGGGGCTTTTTTTATGCCCTTTATACAAAAATGACTATAATTGCGTTTTAGCTTATATTTGCGCAAATAATTGCTTTGATGAAAAGAGTTCTCCTGTTATTGTCCCTACTGTTTTCTATTGTTTCCATCGGCCAGGGCAACCAGCTGTGGGGCAGCTACTATTCCTATAACAACGTCCAGGACATTACCGAATCGAACAACAGGGTATTTGCGGCATCGGAGAGCGCTATGTTTACCAAAAATGTAGCGACCAATGAAATTAAGACAATAACCTCGGTAGATGGCCTTAAAGCAGAAACAATAACCGCAATACATCACAGCCCCACATACGGCAAAACGCTTGTAGGCAACGCCAACGGTTTATTGCTGGTAGTGAACAATGATTTTTCTGTGCTCAACAGAATCGCTATCGTGCAGGAAACTACCATACCGGCTGCCAAAAAGAAAATCAACCATATTTATGAATATGAAGGGAAAGCATATATTTCCTGTGATTTTGGAATAGCAGTATTTAACTTGGCCACACTGGAGTTTGGCGACACCTACTATTTAGGCCCGAGCGGCGCTGAAATTTCGGTAAGGCAGGCGACAATATATAATGGATATATGTATGCAGCCACTAATGAAAGCGGGCTAAGGCGTGCCACATTTCCCAATCCGAACCTGAATGATTTCAGCCAGTGGACCCAAGTCTTCGGAGGTGCCTGGTCGGCCGCACTCACTTATTCCGGTAGTTTTTTTGGATTTGCTAACGGAACTCTATACAAACCCGACCTGCAAAATAATATCCCGTATGGATTTGACGTTTTTCCTTCTGAGATGGTCGACCTCAGGGAAGCGAACGGATACATGGTAGCTACCTGCTCCAATCGGATAAATGTTTATAATGATGCATTGGTGCGGGTATTCCAGCTTAACCTTATACCCGGAGAAAATGTTACTTTTACCTGCGCGACTATTGTTGGCGGCGATATTTTTATCGGGACAAAGGAAAAGGGAGTATTTTCCATTCCTATGACCAATCTCTCCGCTGTTACCAATATAACTCCGGATGGGCCTCTGATGAGCAGTATTTTTTCGCTGGATAAGACGCCTAATAATTTATGGGCAGTGTATGGAGGGTATTCTGCGACCTATAATCCATTCCCGCTAAAGTACTATGGCATTAGCAAGTTTTCAAGTACTGGCTGGACACATATTCCTAATGATGATTTATTTGACGCAGCATCAATATCTGACATAATTGCCAACCCAAATAACGAAAATATTGTTTTTGCAGCATCTTTTCATGATGGACTTATTAAAATAGAAAATGATGTCCCTGTGGCAATCTATGATGAAAGCCCCGCTATACCCAATGGGCCGGAACCTATTTCCAGTTCGGATATAAGTGTGAGGATAAACAGCCTCGCTTTTGACAAGTCGGGGAATTTATGGATGACCAATTCACTTGCACATAATGCAATTAAAAGGTATAGTCCTGGCAATGACCAATGGGCCTCATTTAATATATTTGAAGCAATTGGCGCCGATAATTTTGCCAAAATGGCTATTGACAGGAACAATACAAAATGGATTCCGACAAATCATAATGGCGTGTTGGCGTTTAATGAAAACCTGAACAATAAGTCTATTATCATAAAAGGACAGGAAAACCTTCCTAATGATAATGTAAAGTGCGTGGCTATTGATAACAATAACCGCTTGTGGATAGGGACAATAACCGGCCTGCGTGTGGTTTCGAGCATAGAGCGCTTTATGACTGAAGACGAACTGACGGCCAACCCGATTATTATCCTGGAAGACGGGCTCGCACAGGAACTGATGTACGAGCAAACGATCACCGATATTGTTGTTGACGGCGCTAACAACAAATGGATTGGTACAGCGGGTGCAGGGGCGTTCCTGGTGACGCCGGATGGGCAGGGTACGCTCTTTCATTTTACAAAAGAAAATTCACCGCTGCCCAGCAATAACATAAACGATATTGAGATCGACTCTGCAACGGGAGAAGTGTTCTTTGCCACCGACAGGGGAATGGTTTCCTACAAAGGCACCTCTACCGCAGCGGCTGGCGACCTGAGCAAGGTATATGTGTTCCCGAATCCTGTTCGTCCCAATTTTGACGGCGACGTAAATATCAGCGGGCTTGTAGATAAAGCGAATATCAAGATAACCGATATAGAGGGCAACCTGGTATATGAAACCACTTCCGAAGGCGGTACGGTATTATGGGATACCCGTGCTTTTGGAAAGTATAAGGTGGCTACGGGCGTTTACATGATCTTCATTTCGTCAGAAGACGGTACCGAGACCAAAGTAAAAAAGGTAATGATCATCAGGGGAGAATAGCCAAACGACAATGTTAGTAAAAACGAAAGCGATAGTCATCAGTTCCCTGCGCTACCAGGAAAAAAGCCTTATCGTGAAGTGTTTCACTGAATCTGACGGGCTGAAATCCTACTATGTGAGGGATGCTTTTTCATCTAAAAAGAACGCCCAGAAAACAGTCTATTTCCAGCCCCTCAGCCTCCTTGAGATAGAAGCAGTGCATAAAAACAAGGGCACACTGGAATACTTCAAAGAGGTAAGGCTGGCACATCCTTATTTTTCTATCAACAAAGATATCGTTAAAACAACAATAGCTATTTTCCTTTCAGAAATGCTGCATCACAGCATTAAGGAGGAGGAAAAGAATCAAAACCTGTATTCCTTTCTCGAAACGGCAATGCTCTGGCTCGACAGCCATGACAATGCTGCCAATTTCCATTTGGTACTGCTCCTGGAGATAACCAAATTCCTGGGTTTTTATCCTGAACGCAACGACATGCTTCCGTTCTTTGAGATGACCGAAGGTGTATTTTCGCCTTACCATGGCATCAGCTGCCTAACAGAAGAAGAAACGGCATTGCTGCGTACCCTGATGGGGCTGAAATTCGATAACAGCGGCAAAGCTTTCCACGTAACGGAAAGGCAGGCACTGCTGAAGATACTGCTGGATTATTATGCGCTCCACCTCGAAGGGTTCAGGAGGCCGAATTCGGTTGAGGTTTTAAGGGAGGTTTTTAGTTAGAAGGAAGCGTTAATCACAAAACTTATACTTACTGTTCGCCTCACAATTCCTTCCGGTGGCAATTACGGTATGCGACTGCTCTTTCCCGCCCTTCAGCGTCATGTCCATAAAGTCGATAATGGTTTGCTGGCCCTTGGCGAACAGCATGTCGCTATAGTCGTGCTCGCCGCCGCAATAAGTCACCAGGTGCGTACTGCCATTGAGCCCCAGCATATGGTTATAAATGGAATACGACCCAAAGAGCATCAGCCAGCCGGATGAATTTGTGGGGCAGTAATGGTGTGCTGCAGTTCCGTAAGGCACTGTTTTGTCGCAGCTGCCGTGGA
Above is a genomic segment from Flavobacterium album containing:
- a CDS encoding YicC/YloC family endoribonuclease; this encodes MIQSMTGFGKASLQLANKKITVEVKSLNSKGLDLNVRMPSVFREMELGLRNQIAQKLERGKIDFSLFVEVTGEETSAKINAPIVRSYIQQMKEVIPNADETELMKMAVRMPDALKTEREEIDENEWGNIQGVITQALDNIHDFRVTEGVSLEKEFLIRISNILSLMNETVALDGERLQTVKTRLHASIEELKVNVDENRFEQELIYYLEKMDITEEKVRLENHLNYFIETIAGTEANGRKLGFITQEMGREINTMGSKSNHAKMQKLVVQMKDELEKIKEQVLNVL
- a CDS encoding DMT family transporter; amino-acid sequence: MGKRNLALIAATLVSIIYGVTFTIAKDVMPAYIKPFGFIVLRVGGSALLFWLCAFFTPKEKIAIGDFPRIAAAALFGVALNMLTFFQGLSLTSPIMASVLMVTTPMIVLVLSSIIIKERIAGKKALGIALGLAGTVVLILYGKTVNSSGNALWGNFLVFVNAVSYGLYLILVKKLMDKYNPFTFVKYIYLFGFIMVLPFGWEQLSEVGLAAMPQHIIIKIAFVVVFSTFLTYLLNLLSMKQLKPTTVAVFIYLQPFFATVFSISLGKDELSLVKILSALFIFTGVYLVTMTGKSKSA
- a CDS encoding arsenate reductase family protein; translation: MKKIFYLKTCDTCRKILASLPHKEGFTLREIKSDPITSEELEEMHRLAGSYEALFSRKATLYKERGMKDMQLTEADYKNYIMEHYTFLSRPVIVDGDSIFVGNNKKVVEAAIAHLS
- a CDS encoding DinB family protein, whose protein sequence is MENEFRITRTSREIYDRFFDNYSLEQLNKIPPGFNNNLIWNIGHIIVSQQIMIYGGAGLTLMVSDELAGKYTRGTKPEFDLTQKEVDEIRSLLYSPVVRTEEDYYNRVFTTFTERKTQLGFTLSTVEDAIAFNNYHEGIHLGMMMSIRKFL
- a CDS encoding DUF3298 and DUF4163 domain-containing protein, whose product is MDIKVQEAANGNPEVADSINQSLFRVARSIVYFGEKPTNSKNYEELTASFIKSYDDLAKKFPEEAENSWEAKIKTTKEYQSDNLINFKVNNFMYTGGAHGYEGNRSVIIDAKTGQTLKRSDILKDEKGLTAYAEKSFRKKFNIPEEKPINSTGMMFDKNVFTLPQNIFYTDNGLLLLYNPVEISSFADGAKELVFPYSEVEQFLKVQ
- a CDS encoding cystathionine gamma-synthase — protein: MKFNTKTIHGGQHHDPSTGAVMPPVYQTSTFVQSSPGVHSGYEYSRAANPTRTALENALASIENGARALAFSSGLAATDCVLRMLKAGDEVIAMDDLYGGTYRMFTRVYKDSGIKFHFVDMNDLEKFSSLFNENTKLVWAETPTNPLMKLADIEAVAKICKEKKVLFAVDNTFATPYLQRPLDLGADIVMHSATKYLGGHSDVIAGALIMKDAELGEQMHFLQFATGATLGPQDSYLVLRGIKTLHLRMQRHCENGQKVAEYLIKNPKIKAVYYPGLESHPFHALAKRQMQGGFGGMVSFTFTSGEKAEAIKFLENLKVFTLAESLGGVESLANHPALMTHASIPEDKRKEIGISDDLVRLSVGIEDAEDLIADIEQALG
- the gdhA gene encoding NADP-specific glutamate dehydrogenase — protein: MSDSIQSFMDTVSKRNANEPEFLQAVHEVAETVIPFIEKTPKYQGKMLLERMVEAERVILFRVTWLDDKGNTQVNRGFRIQMNSAIGPYKGGLRFHPSVNLSILKFLAFEQTFKNSLTTLPMGGGKGGSDFDPKGKSENEIMRFCQSFMTELSKHIGADTDVPAGDIGVGGREVGYMFGQYKRLRNEFTGVLTGKGISFGGSLIRPEATGYGCVYFAQSMLGTKGESFNGKTVVVSGSGNVAQYAAEKAMQLGGKVVTFSDSAGYIYDEEGIDAEKLAYVMDLKNVQYARISEYIKKYPNAKYVAGGKPWEVKCDIALPCATQNELNGDEAKQLLANGCICVAEGANMPSTPEAVIAFQDAKILFAPGKASNAGGVATSGLEMSQNSLRLSWSREEVDERLKGIMHNIHSACLTYGTQDDGYVDYVKGANIAGFVKVADAMLAQGVV
- a CDS encoding two-component regulator propeller domain-containing protein; protein product: MKRVLLLLSLLFSIVSIGQGNQLWGSYYSYNNVQDITESNNRVFAASESAMFTKNVATNEIKTITSVDGLKAETITAIHHSPTYGKTLVGNANGLLLVVNNDFSVLNRIAIVQETTIPAAKKKINHIYEYEGKAYISCDFGIAVFNLATLEFGDTYYLGPSGAEISVRQATIYNGYMYAATNESGLRRATFPNPNLNDFSQWTQVFGGAWSAALTYSGSFFGFANGTLYKPDLQNNIPYGFDVFPSEMVDLREANGYMVATCSNRINVYNDALVRVFQLNLIPGENVTFTCATIVGGDIFIGTKEKGVFSIPMTNLSAVTNITPDGPLMSSIFSLDKTPNNLWAVYGGYSATYNPFPLKYYGISKFSSTGWTHIPNDDLFDAASISDIIANPNNENIVFAASFHDGLIKIENDVPVAIYDESPAIPNGPEPISSSDISVRINSLAFDKSGNLWMTNSLAHNAIKRYSPGNDQWASFNIFEAIGADNFAKMAIDRNNTKWIPTNHNGVLAFNENLNNKSIIIKGQENLPNDNVKCVAIDNNNRLWIGTITGLRVVSSIERFMTEDELTANPIIILEDGLAQELMYEQTITDIVVDGANNKWIGTAGAGAFLVTPDGQGTLFHFTKENSPLPSNNINDIEIDSATGEVFFATDRGMVSYKGTSTAAAGDLSKVYVFPNPVRPNFDGDVNISGLVDKANIKITDIEGNLVYETTSEGGTVLWDTRAFGKYKVATGVYMIFISSEDGTETKVKKVMIIRGE
- the recO gene encoding DNA repair protein RecO, producing MLVKTKAIVISSLRYQEKSLIVKCFTESDGLKSYYVRDAFSSKKNAQKTVYFQPLSLLEIEAVHKNKGTLEYFKEVRLAHPYFSINKDIVKTTIAIFLSEMLHHSIKEEEKNQNLYSFLETAMLWLDSHDNAANFHLVLLLEITKFLGFYPERNDMLPFFEMTEGVFSPYHGISCLTEEETALLRTLMGLKFDNSGKAFHVTERQALLKILLDYYALHLEGFRRPNSVEVLREVFS